The Bradyrhizobium sp. CCBAU 051011 DNA segment GCTCTCGGCGAGTTTGAGGAGCCGCACTTCCTGCCCTTCCTCGCAGGCCATGCGGTACTGCCGGCCGTTGATGGTGACGTTGATGTGGCTCATTCATCCTCTCCGGCGTCGAGCACCGCGCGGATGGTGCCGATCGCGGCATCGAGTTTTTCTGATATCTCGCGATTGGCCCGCTCCAGCCTGCGCGTCTTCACCAGCGAGCCGTCGAGTTCGTCGGCAAGACGCGAGCGATCGGCGCCGAGCGCCTGGATCCGGCTCGCCAGTTCGTTCTCGTCGCGGTCGGCATCGCGCCGCCGCTCGGCCGCAGCCTCGAGCGCGTCGAGTGCCAGCATCAGGCGCCGAGTGGCGACATCGATGTCGACTTGGACCGGCTCGGCATTGCCGATACCGTTAGTGTGACGATCGCTCATGAGAGACAGCGCGCACC contains these protein-coding regions:
- a CDS encoding DUF4164 domain-containing protein, which codes for MSDRHTNGIGNAEPVQVDIDVATRRLMLALDALEAAAERRRDADRDENELASRIQALGADRSRLADELDGSLVKTRRLERANREISEKLDAAIGTIRAVLDAGEDE